In a genomic window of Telopea speciosissima isolate NSW1024214 ecotype Mountain lineage chromosome 5, Tspe_v1, whole genome shotgun sequence:
- the LOC122662960 gene encoding uncharacterized protein LOC122662960, which translates to MVYERKFEELSKYALHMVATEELRAEQFEQGLRPDVRKAVATFQLKTYTEVVQKAQIYEAADKGNTQPEGETLKKKFKPNNFKGKWATNQKKRSQDKGSRLECPKCGKSHKGECLMGTSTCFKCGKSGHYARDCKSGGGYQWPEKTKHIGKKVVENQKQKTPGRVYTLTTKDVEVSPSVVAGIMSVSGMLAYVLFDSGSTHSFVSYEFASMMDVEPKNMDYLLCVSTPSGHVIETDVIYELCAIDINRKRLEANLVLLDMKDFDVILGMDLLTTYHASVLRFEKLEVLRPIGEPEFKISGVKMGAPPSMMISTL; encoded by the exons ATGGTTTatgaaagaaaatttgaagaactgTCAAAGTATGCTCTGCATATGGTGGCTACTGAGGAGCTGAGGGCCGAACAGTTTGAGCAAGGATTGAGGCCTGATGTTAGAAAAGCAGTGGCTACATTTCAGTTGAAGACTTACACTGAGGTCGTTCAAAAGGCCCAGATCTATGAAGCAGCTGACAAAGGGAACACCCAACCTGAGGGTGAGACTCTGAAGAAAAAGTTCAAGCCAAATAACTTTAAAGGAAAGTGGGCGACGAACCAAAAGAAGAGATCCCAAGATAAGGGATCCAGATTGGAATGTCCCAAGTGTGGCAAGAGCCACAAGGGAGAATGCTTGATGGGTACCTCAACTTGTTTCAAGTGTGGTAAGAGTGGACACTATGCAAGAGACTGCAAGTCTGGTGGTGGTTACCAATGGCCTGAGAAGACTAAGCATATTGGCAAGAAAGTAGTGGAAAACCAAAAGCAAAAGACTCCTGGAAGAGTTTATACTTTGACTACCAAGGACGTTGAAGTTTCACCTTCAGTGGTAGCAG GTATAATGAGTGTTTCTGGTATGCTTGCCTATGTTTTATTTGATTCGGGGTCTACGCACTCCTTTGTTTCTTATGAGTTTGCTAGTATGATGGACGTGGAACCCAAGAATATGGATTATCTGTTGTGTGTGTCTACACCTTCTGGACATGTTATAGAGACTGATGTGATCTATGAGTTATGTGCTATAGATATTAATAGGAAGAGACTTGAGGCCAACCTAGTGTTACtagatatgaaagactttgatgtaaTACTAGGGATGGATTTGCTGACAACTTATCATGCTAGTGTGTTACgttttgaaaagttggaggTTCTAAGACCAATTGGAGAACCAGAATTTAAAATTTCTGGAGTTAAGATGGGAGCACCACCATCAATGATGATTTCTACTTTATAA